Genomic window (Dyadobacter fanqingshengii):
CAGGCCAGAAGCGAAAGATACCGCCTCAAAGAGCTCCGCGACGTCTCTATCAAAGACAACATTTCGACCATCGACAACATCCACCAGCTCCGTGAAGGGCTTTTTAAACATTATTCGGATAACCAATATCACCAGTGCGAAAGTATGACGGATATTATTGAGTTGAACATTAAGAATGTGATCCGGCAGGTAAATGCATAGGGAGTTTTGACCGCATTGCGGAGCTGCACATTATTAATGTTACCTTTGCGGAACCTGACGGCTGAAAAAAGCTGTTCATCATTTTCAACTTAAACAAAATCGGAAGGCATTCAACCTTCGCAGATTCCCGGAATGAGCAAACACGGACGCATTTTAGTCGCCATGAGTGGCGGCATCGACAGCTCGCTTGCAGCTGTTATGTTACACGAACAAGGTTATGAGGTCATTGGGATGACCATGAAAACCTGGGATTATGCCAGCAGCGGTGGCTCCAAAAAAGAAACCGGATGCTGCTCTCTCGACTCCATCAACGACGCCCGAAATATCGCGGTTGAACTAGGATTTCCCCATTACATTCTGGATATACGCGCCGAATTCGGCGATTACGTTATCGACCACTTTACAGGAGAATATCTGGAAGGCCGCACGCCTAACCCATGCGTTTTGTGCAACACGCACATCAAGTGGGATGCGCTTTTGAAACGTGCTGACCGTTTGGATTGCGAACATATCGCAACCGGACATTATGCCAATATGCAGTTCCATGACGGTCGTCATTATGTCTCCAAAGGCATTGACAGCTGGAAAGATCAAAGTTATGTTTTGTGGGGTGTGTCGCAGGAAAGTCTTGCGCGAACCAAACTGCCATTAGGCTATTTGCATAAATCTGAAATCCGTGAAATGGCGCGGGAAAGGGGCTTTATTGATCTGGTTAACAAATCAGAAAGCTATGAAATCTGCTTCGTGCCGGATAATGATTACCGGGGATTTTTGAAAAGGAGAATCCCAGGTCTGGAAGCGGAAGTTGCTGGCGGGAATTTCGTTTTTGAAGACGGCACGATCGTTGGAAAACACGAAGGTTATCCGTTCTATACAGTAGGTCAACGCAAAGGATTGGGCATTGCATTAGGCAAACCGGCTTTCGTGACTGAGATCAGAAAGGATACAAACGAGGTTGTCCTAGGCGATTTGCCTGATCTTTTCCGGGACGGAATGTATGTGAGCAAATTAAACCTCCAAAAATACGCTTCACTGGAAAAGCCTTTGGAAACAGTAACCAAAGTGCGATACAAACACGACGGAACACCCGCAATCATCGAGCAAATCGAACCTGATAAAATCGTCGCTAAATTCCACGACGGCGTCAACGGCATCGCGCCCGGACAAGCAGCTGTTTTCTATGAAGGAGATGATGTTGTGGGTGGCGGCTGGATTATGAAGAGTTTCCGGCAGTAGTAAGTTATTAAATGTAAGAATAAGAGAATTGCCTGCCTAGTTCAAATACTCAATATTCCTCTGTAATGTTTCGTCAACAACTGAACTTCACAGATGGATTTAAAGTCCCTTCGCCGAATTGCTAAGGACCGTTTAAAGGATGATTTGGTAATGAAAGGGGAAGGTATTTATCGTCAAGAGCTCGGAGCGGAAATAAAATTAAGTATGACTGGTGTGAAAGAATGCATTAACCAGCCGTTCTGTTTGTACGTCGATAAACTCAATTTACTGATCAAAGGACTTGAAGAAGCATTGGCGACAGCAAAGCATCTTGGTTACACCGATTATCAGACGCATCCTAAACCGCACGTATTAGGATACCATTATTTTGAAACAGAAATAGGCGGAAAGACCGCCTATTTTAATGTTCAGGTAACTGTTCAAAAGCAGTACTTTCTCTATTCAATTACCGAAAGGCTACATTGGGACCCAAATATATAAAAAAACACCCGACGTGCTTAGAGGAGTTGCAATCCAATGCCGGTTCAGGTGTTACGCAAATATAAACAAATTCCTTTTAATAAAAATTCCGATATCAGATTTTAATCCGCTGCCTCACAGCCTCATACAACACAATCGAACTAGCCACAGAAACATTCAGCGATTCTACTTGTCCGCTCAAAGGAATCCTTGCTCCTGAATCTGCAAGCTGGATGAATTCCTTGGAAATACCATCTTCCTCAGAACCCATAATGATAACCGTAGGGATTGAGAAATCGATTTCGTAGAGTGACTTTTCTGTTTTTTCTGTACAGGCAATGATCTGTAAACCGCTGTTGCGGAGATATTGCAATGTTTCGTACAGGTTTGGTTCGCGGCAAACGGGCAGGAAGTTCAGTGCGCCGGATGAGGTTTTCATTGCATCCGCATTGATCTGAGCGCCACCTTTTGTTGGCACGATAAGCGCTTGTACGCCAGCACATTCTGCTGTTCTTGCGATGGCTCCGAAGTTTCTTACGTCGGTGATTCTGTCCAAAAGAAGCAGTAAGGGTGTTTTGCCTTCCTCATAAACCTGCGTGAGCACATTATGGAGGGGCATATACTGGATCGGAGATACGAAAGCGATAACGCCCTGGTGATTTTTCCGTGTTACGCGGTTGAGTTTTTCAACAGGAACGCGCTGAAAAGGAACGCCTAATTCCTTCGCAAGTTTCTCAATTTCAGCAAGTCCGAACTCTCTCTGAATGAATAATCGTTCTATTTCTTTTCCCGAACGAAGGGTTTCAAGTACAGACTGCGTACCAAAAACCATGTCGGCCTGGGACTGTCTTGGGGCGGGTTTTCTTACCGTATACTGCCGTTTCTCCATGCTTCTACAACTGGATACCAAATGGGCTGGTATTCGGCATAGCGAACCAGTTCATAATGATCATCCACGAATTGATTGTTTTTTCTATTAAATGTAAAATTGACATTCTGCGCATTGCCGCGTTGGTCGTAAGTCCAAACTTCCCGATCCTTGCTGCGCTGAACTTTGTCTGGTGGGCCTAACACGATGTAAATCATGCCTTTATCGGTCTTCCATCCTTCTTTGTATGTAGTAAAGAGCTGGTTTGCTTCCTCAACCCGACTATAAAATGAACGAATGGACTGCTGCGCCAAAGGTGCATTTCCGTTCATTAATGTAAGCCAGTATTTATCCAGTGCTTTTTTGTAATCTTCTGCTTTTTTAATCTCGTTGATCTCATTGTTGGTGCTCATGTAAAGCAGCGGCCCGAGCAGGTTTTGCGGACGCGTCATCTTTGGAAAACGCTCATTTACGACAAGTACGCCCAATCCTTCTGACTGTGTTGTGTCTGCAAAAATGTTATATAAGCCCTCTTTTGTAAATGTGATCTGCTGATCTGAACTGATTAGGAAAGAGCTGTCAACTTCAAGTGATTTGCTGACATTTTTAGGAGCAATATTCATAGGTGAACCGGCTGCCTCAAAATCATGATTGTAGTAATATACATGCAGCTGCTCGCTTCCACCGGTGGCCTTTTTTAATGTAAATGGCTCATTGGAATTGATATAATGCCGCTGCAATGGCTGGCTGCTGCTTGCCGTATAAACGCCGTATGTTTCATTAACACCCTGCTTTTTAAACCTGATCGTGAGATCATTAAGCACTTTCTTCAATGTTCCCGTCTGACTTATTTCGCTCAGCAGGACACCATATTCTTTATCAGGGCTTTTGAGATCGTAGGCAATCACGATTTTCTGACCGGCCTGGGAAACATTCGAGGAATCTAGTTTTACATTGCCATAACCCAGACGATCGCGCGTTCCGTAGTCCGAGTAAATGACGTAGTTAAGATTATAAAGTCGGATAAATTCAGCTGGTGAAATGGGGTTTTTGCCTTTGAAAGCATCCACGTACAGATAAACTCTCGTCTGCGTGGTGTCTTTCAACAAATATTTACTTTGAATGGCAATCAGGGAAAGTTCTTCGTTAACCGGCGCTGATTGCTGTATTGGGCGAACCTGAGCTTCCGGCAATTGCTTCATGGGCTTGTTGGATGACGCACATCCAGCTAGCAACGAGGCAGTTAAAACACAAATATAAAAGCTTAAAGTAGTTCTCATGTACATGTTTTCATCATTTGTCAAATAACGAACGAACAGGTAAAATTACCCAATAAAACGGTAAGAAAATTTTTATTCTGGTTTCTTACTCGCACGATTGGCATTCTTAATCTGATCTTCAATCGCATCCCACTGATCGTCAGTTACTTCTTTCAGGAAATTGAACTGACCGGCAGCCAGCACTTCGCCGCCATCCAGGGTTATCACTTCACCCGTCATATAGGCTGAAAAATCAGACATCAAGTAAGCGGCAAGATTGGCCAGTTCCTGGTGATCGCCCACACGTTCCAGTGGAATGCGGCTTTCGAAGGAGAATTTTTCGGCAAGTTCTTCCGGAAAAAGTCGCTCCCAGGCTCCTTTTGTAGGAAATGGTCCCGGCGCAATTGCATTCAGCCTGATCCCGTGATCCGCCCATTCGAACGCCAGTGATTTGGTCATGGCCAGCACGCCGGCTTTCGCCATGGCGGAGGGGACCACCCAGCCCGAACCTGTCCAAGCATACGTTGTTGAAATGTTCAGGACCGTTCCTTTGATGTTGTTATCAATCCAGTATTTGCCCAAAGCAAGTGTGAAATAATAGGTGCCGCGCAAAACAAT
Coding sequences:
- the rlmB gene encoding 23S rRNA (guanosine(2251)-2'-O)-methyltransferase RlmB, encoding MEKRQYTVRKPAPRQSQADMVFGTQSVLETLRSGKEIERLFIQREFGLAEIEKLAKELGVPFQRVPVEKLNRVTRKNHQGVIAFVSPIQYMPLHNVLTQVYEEGKTPLLLLLDRITDVRNFGAIARTAECAGVQALIVPTKGGAQINADAMKTSSGALNFLPVCREPNLYETLQYLRNSGLQIIACTEKTEKSLYEIDFSIPTVIIMGSEEDGISKEFIQLADSGARIPLSGQVESLNVSVASSIVLYEAVRQRIKI
- a CDS encoding LPD3 domain-containing protein, producing MDLKSLRRIAKDRLKDDLVMKGEGIYRQELGAEIKLSMTGVKECINQPFCLYVDKLNLLIKGLEEALATAKHLGYTDYQTHPKPHVLGYHYFETEIGGKTAYFNVQVTVQKQYFLYSITERLHWDPNI
- a CDS encoding SDR family oxidoreductase; translated protein: MIHTEGMLRDDALKNKTIIITGGGTGLGKSMATYFLKLGANIVICSRRLEVLEKTAREMEETIGGNILAVECDVRKPEQIENVIAKAIEKFGSVNGLVNNSAGNFISPTERLSYKAVDVVVDIVLRGTYYFTLALGKYWIDNNIKGTVLNISTTYAWTGSGWVVPSAMAKAGVLAMTKSLAFEWADHGIRLNAIAPGPFPTKGAWERLFPEELAEKFSFESRIPLERVGDHQELANLAAYLMSDFSAYMTGEVITLDGGEVLAAGQFNFLKEVTDDQWDAIEDQIKNANRASKKPE
- a CDS encoding GWxTD domain-containing protein, with protein sequence MKQLPEAQVRPIQQSAPVNEELSLIAIQSKYLLKDTTQTRVYLYVDAFKGKNPISPAEFIRLYNLNYVIYSDYGTRDRLGYGNVKLDSSNVSQAGQKIVIAYDLKSPDKEYGVLLSEISQTGTLKKVLNDLTIRFKKQGVNETYGVYTASSSQPLQRHYINSNEPFTLKKATGGSEQLHVYYYNHDFEAAGSPMNIAPKNVSKSLEVDSSFLISSDQQITFTKEGLYNIFADTTQSEGLGVLVVNERFPKMTRPQNLLGPLLYMSTNNEINEIKKAEDYKKALDKYWLTLMNGNAPLAQQSIRSFYSRVEEANQLFTTYKEGWKTDKGMIYIVLGPPDKVQRSKDREVWTYDQRGNAQNVNFTFNRKNNQFVDDHYELVRYAEYQPIWYPVVEAWRNGSIR
- the mnmA gene encoding tRNA 2-thiouridine(34) synthase MnmA, which produces MSKHGRILVAMSGGIDSSLAAVMLHEQGYEVIGMTMKTWDYASSGGSKKETGCCSLDSINDARNIAVELGFPHYILDIRAEFGDYVIDHFTGEYLEGRTPNPCVLCNTHIKWDALLKRADRLDCEHIATGHYANMQFHDGRHYVSKGIDSWKDQSYVLWGVSQESLARTKLPLGYLHKSEIREMARERGFIDLVNKSESYEICFVPDNDYRGFLKRRIPGLEAEVAGGNFVFEDGTIVGKHEGYPFYTVGQRKGLGIALGKPAFVTEIRKDTNEVVLGDLPDLFRDGMYVSKLNLQKYASLEKPLETVTKVRYKHDGTPAIIEQIEPDKIVAKFHDGVNGIAPGQAAVFYEGDDVVGGGWIMKSFRQ